The DNA window ataatcaagcaGCGGGAGTAGTCTCATCAGGAGCAGCCTCATCCACGATCTTGCTCACAACTTCATTCTCGACCTCCTCAGCCTGCACTCCCTCGATTTCATCTGGAAGGTTGCCTTGAGTCCGGGTAGGAGACATCGAGCGAAAGGCTTCAGCCATTTCAGCAGCTTCATCTCCAAGcagcgagaagtcgaagtcaggGACCTTGGAGAGAGTAGTATAAATGTAATCAGACACAGCCTGATCATACTGTTTTTTCCCActctctttctcagcctccaagTCGCGAGCCATCTCAGCGATCGTGTCCTGCGACTTCTTGAGCTCGAGCTCCAACTGTTCTTTGGCCCTGTTGACTTCCTCGAGCTCCTTGTGAAGTTCCTCCATCTTGGCCACCTCCTGCTTCAGCCTCtttatgttttcttgaaaatgggcgttctgcctcttcagcgagtcaaTTTCCTTCGAAGGCGTGGCCGCGGCTTTCATAAACAAGGCCACAGATTGTACGGCCAGTTCAGTAGATCGAGAAACAAGTTCCTCATAAGGAATCTCGGCCAGTAATTTTTCCTGCATGGCCAGGAAGTCGCGAGGGCGAACCGGAGAATCAATGACAACCTTCTTCCCCTTATCCTGAGTGGTCTTGGCCAACTTCTTGGAGGAATCTGCAGCGAGCGAAGtcatcacatcgctcttcctcttctgggcgaCGACTGGTGAAGATGCCGGTGTCCCACCCTTTtgcttgatcttcaggacaggggcagacttcagGAAAGTCATGTCTACAAGCATAAAAGACAGATAAGTAAAAATCACGACTCTACCCATCACGTTATAGCAAAAGGACGAGTTACCTGAAGTTTCTCGAGGAGTTTGCTTGGAAAGCCGTTTATCTATCCGCTCCTGCTGTCTCTCAGATGGTTCTTTATATACtggctcccgttgaagactcgcgttctcGGGGATCAGTTTGTGTTCTCGCAATTTGGCAGTCGTACACagcaatcgccagtcgcgatcttgtaccggaagactcCCAAGAATTTCAGCTACCCCCTTCTTATTCGCGCTAAGCgttggtcgagctggtctatctgcgatgacaACAAAAGA is part of the Cannabis sativa cultivar Pink pepper isolate KNU-18-1 chromosome 5, ASM2916894v1, whole genome shotgun sequence genome and encodes:
- the LOC133037995 gene encoding uncharacterized protein LOC133037995 isoform X2 gives rise to the protein MTFLKSAPVLKIKQKGGTPASSPVVAQKRKSDVMTSLAADSSKKLAKTTQDKGKKVVIDSPVRPRDFLAMQEKLLAEIPYEELVSRSTELAVQSVALFMKAAATPSKEIDSLKRQNAHFQENIKRLKQEVAKMEELHKELEEVNRAKEQLELELKKSQDTIAEMARDLEAEKESGKKQYDQAVSDYIYTTLSKVPDFDFSLLGDEAAEMAEAFRSMSPTRTQGNLPDEIEGVQAEEVENEVVSKIVDEAAPDETTPAA
- the LOC133037995 gene encoding uncharacterized protein LOC133037995 isoform X1, coding for MGRVVIFTYLSFMLVDMTFLKSAPVLKIKQKGGTPASSPVVAQKRKSDVMTSLAADSSKKLAKTTQDKGKKVVIDSPVRPRDFLAMQEKLLAEIPYEELVSRSTELAVQSVALFMKAAATPSKEIDSLKRQNAHFQENIKRLKQEVAKMEELHKELEEVNRAKEQLELELKKSQDTIAEMARDLEAEKESGKKQYDQAVSDYIYTTLSKVPDFDFSLLGDEAAEMAEAFRSMSPTRTQGNLPDEIEGVQAEEVENEVVSKIVDEAAPDETTPAA